Proteins co-encoded in one Candidatus Limnocylindrales bacterium genomic window:
- a CDS encoding nitroreductase/quinone reductase family protein, protein MRRAAVAASCIAVAAVAFAAVTLVALEGRAVAVLHTTSASGDERRTRVWFVENDGALLVESATPDRPFYLDLQRNPDLVVELHAGMFDRQPRILHARAELVPDPQGHEEIRRLLAQRYGWADKWIAVLADTSMSREVRVVPDHFESGAGRR, encoded by the coding sequence GTGAGACGAGCAGCCGTCGCGGCCTCGTGCATCGCTGTGGCCGCGGTCGCATTTGCCGCCGTGACGCTCGTCGCCCTCGAAGGTCGCGCGGTTGCGGTGCTGCATACGACCAGCGCAAGCGGCGACGAACGCCGGACGCGCGTATGGTTCGTCGAAAACGACGGCGCGCTCCTCGTCGAGTCCGCTACCCCGGATCGTCCGTTCTATCTCGATCTCCAGCGTAATCCCGATCTTGTCGTCGAGCTTCACGCCGGTATGTTCGATCGGCAGCCCAGGATACTGCACGCGCGCGCCGAGCTCGTCCCCGATCCGCAAGGTCACGAGGAGATCCGCCGCCTTCTCGCCCAGCGCTACGGATGGGCAGACAAATGGATTGCAGTACTCGCTGACACTTCGATGTCACGCGAAGTCCGAGTGGTCCCGGATCACTTCGAGAGTGGGGCCGGACGTCGATAA
- a CDS encoding GNAT family N-acetyltransferase, whose product MIEIRAGAPSDVAFVIACIRALAEFEKLLEHFHATEDALARHLFGAEPSCELLVAELDGERSGYALFFTTYSTFLTRPGIFLEDLFVVADARGKGLGKALLVELARLAVHRECGRVEWSVLDWNRRAIEFYDSLGARPVTGWIPYRLEGDRLSELAATGSMGVRPFRS is encoded by the coding sequence GTGATCGAGATACGAGCGGGTGCGCCGTCGGATGTCGCGTTCGTCATCGCCTGTATCCGCGCGCTCGCCGAATTCGAAAAGCTGCTCGAGCATTTCCATGCCACCGAAGATGCACTCGCGCGCCATCTGTTCGGTGCCGAGCCGAGCTGCGAGCTGCTCGTCGCCGAGCTCGACGGGGAGCGCTCCGGCTATGCGCTGTTCTTCACGACGTACAGTACGTTCCTCACCAGACCGGGCATTTTTCTCGAAGACCTGTTCGTCGTCGCCGACGCGCGGGGAAAGGGTCTTGGAAAGGCGCTGCTCGTCGAGCTTGCCCGGCTCGCGGTCCATCGCGAGTGCGGGCGCGTCGAATGGTCGGTGCTCGACTGGAATCGCCGGGCGATCGAATTCTACGATTCGCTCGGTGCGCGGCCGGTCACGGGCTGGATCCCGTACCGGCTCGAAGGCGATCGGCTTTCGGAGCTTGCCGCAACCGGTTCAATGGGCGTTCGACCGTTTAGATCCTGA
- a CDS encoding FAD:protein FMN transferase, producing the protein MNPRAIPRRPRIIPISLVRTTLARMTLASAVAVRLLCIGAPARAEQVKETHPLLGASLEITVDSPDLETGQNRIRDAISVATVLESELMPGNEGNDVGKLNASAGLGVRTVPLDLYRLLALSQVMTRSTGDAFDVTIGPLLRRRQPARPETATPGEQHTAADGSFGQPPAASGSFSQPPAAGGSFSMDEALSLVGADKIVLHPPNRVELPSAGMSVDFSAIVRGYVLERMAVALRAGGTTSALLAFADTTMLVIGPPAGEPPVRVWVPRGRSMAGSVALRDMSMSTARAHRRSDDPRPPIVDPRSGRFVESDRQATVVARNAAIAEAWSTALVVDPDGALVLLDEPRDVEAVVFDEHGEHASPRFVTYVDWKPARQPGDTHAEPKLTELRR; encoded by the coding sequence ATGAATCCGCGCGCGATCCCGCGGCGACCGCGCATCATCCCGATCAGTCTCGTGCGGACGACTCTCGCGCGGATGACGCTCGCGTCTGCAGTTGCCGTGAGACTGCTGTGCATCGGCGCACCGGCGCGTGCCGAACAGGTCAAGGAAACCCATCCGTTGCTCGGAGCGTCGCTCGAGATCACGGTCGACAGCCCGGATCTCGAAACCGGGCAGAACCGTATCCGCGATGCGATCTCGGTTGCGACCGTGCTCGAGTCCGAGCTGATGCCGGGCAACGAGGGCAACGACGTCGGGAAGCTCAATGCGAGCGCGGGGCTCGGCGTGCGTACCGTGCCGCTCGATCTCTATCGGCTGCTGGCGCTGTCGCAGGTGATGACCCGTTCGACCGGAGACGCTTTCGACGTGACGATCGGTCCGCTGCTGCGCCGCCGCCAGCCGGCCCGTCCGGAAACGGCGACGCCCGGCGAGCAGCACACTGCCGCAGACGGAAGCTTCGGCCAGCCGCCGGCTGCGAGCGGAAGCTTCAGCCAGCCGCCTGCCGCAGGTGGGAGCTTCAGTATGGACGAGGCGCTGTCGCTCGTCGGCGCCGACAAGATCGTGCTTCATCCTCCGAATCGCGTCGAGCTGCCGAGCGCCGGCATGTCGGTGGATTTTTCCGCGATCGTGCGCGGCTACGTCCTCGAACGAATGGCGGTCGCGCTGAGGGCAGGGGGAACGACGTCGGCTCTGCTGGCATTCGCCGATACGACGATGCTCGTGATCGGACCGCCGGCCGGCGAACCTCCGGTTCGCGTGTGGGTGCCGCGCGGAAGGTCGATGGCCGGGTCGGTCGCGCTGCGCGACATGTCGATGTCGACCGCGCGCGCGCATCGCCGCAGCGACGATCCGCGGCCGCCGATCGTCGATCCGCGCAGCGGCCGCTTCGTCGAAAGCGACCGGCAGGCCACGGTCGTGGCCCGCAACGCTGCGATTGCGGAAGCGTGGAGCACGGCTCTCGTCGTCGATCCGGATGGCGCGCTGGTGCTGCTCGATGAGCCTCGCGACGTCGAGGCCGTGGTGTTCGACGAGCATGGCGAGCATGCGAGCCCGCGATTCGTTACCTACGTCGACTGGAAGCCCGCCCGACAGCCCGGCGACACGCACGCCGAGCCGAAGCTGACCGAGCTCAGGCGCTGA